The Ptychodera flava strain L36383 chromosome 16, AS_Pfla_20210202, whole genome shotgun sequence region GCGTCACCAAGTAGAGCTGAGTTACtaatctgagggcgctttcatcccattaactttgacaaactTGAAGTTAATAACAAACGTACCGGCCAGTGTATAACAACTTGCAAATAGCAACAAAAgacctgtgctgagaccaagacaccccaTCTCCTACCCCGGGAAGGAACCTATTTGCTATTATCTGTGTTCTCTGTGTGAATCAGTGAATTCTGTAAGGATTGTCATTCATTTTGACGGTGAGCTGTATACTCCCTGCTGTGCGGGTCATGGTAAacgaaaatgaaacaaaaacaaattatttttcagACTCATGAAAAAAATGCTGATCAGTCCCGGAGATGGCATTCTCAAGAAAAACTGGTATCCATGCGTGATGCTAAAACCACGGAAGAGGGTGGgagtttgtttttgttcatcTTCATCGTCCGTGAAAGCACGAAACAGGGGTACATTCTGCAAAATCATGGCAGTGTAATGACAAGAATACCTACTGGATACTCTAAACTCAATACAATTAAAGTTTGAGGCTCCTATTTCAAGATGTAGTTCAAACCAGGGGACAGAAATGTTAAACGCTTGGATAATATCATCTGCCCTGAACATCCAGCCTTGCTAAAGTAAAAGCCACAAACgagacacttttttcaaatataaagcTTTCATTGAGTTGGGCGTGGCCTGACAATATTATTTCCTCTTCAAAGTCTCTAGACTTAACAAGACAAGAAAACTGAGATATCCATCAATACTAAATGAAAACTTAAACCACTACTTTGCACCATAGGAGGGAAAGTTTATAAGTAATGGAAATGTTAACAAAGGCCTTTTTCAGATCATTAATCAGTGTCAGAGACATTCCCCATACCATATACTGTTCAAATTATGTGATGTCTGCCTTGAAGTCCAAAGTGTTGCATAAGCTGAGCTGCTGTCAGGAGTTTCTTTACATGACCTTATGTTATTATTATATGACAGAAATAGGCTTGATTTCTTCCTCCAGCCAAACCTTGCTATCTGCTCTAGGCTGGCATACACAAATAATGGTATAACAAACACATATTGTATGACTCCTTTTATCGGGGTCATTTATCCTCCGATtcagtttttacaaaatgtctttgCTGCTGCGCAGATTTTCTTTGCCGCTGTCACAAGCACGTCCCTCTCGTAGTAAGTGATCGCTACCCGGGCGCAGTTCCCGAAACTTCCCGTGGTGGAGAAACTGATAGAACGAAAATAAAACTGCATGATTAGCTTGGAACTAGTAACCTTATAGAGGTTCGTGGGATGGGGTGTGGGGGATGTACATAGGCATAGAATATTGTAGCTGCTTGGTAGATTGTAATTATTCACAGCTATTTATGGATTTTGAAAACCAAGACTATTGGGTAGTTATTTGGCTGTTTTGGAAAGATTCATCATAAAAGTCAATAGTTTTCAACCAACCAATAATCGATGGCCTTCCAATCCTTGCACATTGTAAAGCTGAGAGATTTTACGGGTGAAAAGTCATAATTTATTAAGTAAGATAATAAAAGGTAGGCTGTTTAAATTGGCCATCTTGTTGACAGTAATTCGTCATGAGACAAAGCCAATGAGGCATAGAGGGGAAATGACGGGTCTCATCTTCTAGGTGGATTTTGcatactttaaaaaaataaatatgaaactATTTCCTTTCATAGTTAGGAAAATCACACATCtacaagtaaaattgaaaattctacAAATACATGATATTTAATCAATTTCAAATCATCTCCATATTTTGCATCAATTGAATGGTCAAAATTAAATGCCtgattacaaaaatatttcgatgaAAGTATTCATGTCGTTAAAagactttaaaattttcttcatttcATCATTGACTATGGAACAGCTACGATGGTTTAAACTTGTTTCTCCATCACACTATCGTTTTCGCAGTCAGTTTTCAATCATCTATATTCTTGTAGAATAACCTTGTAAGATTGGAATGATTCCATCATTTccatcaaaacatttcaaaatcacaaacaacCGTTTTCCTTACTAGTACTGCCACACTGAAACTCTATAGGcagaaactttttgtgaagttACTTCTGTCTATGTAATATTATCTCTATTACTAGTACTCTTCTCAAAATGTCTTCTATTCAACTTGCTAACATAGCCTAGATGTATATTGTATCCAATTTTATCGTAGGCTATCGAATCTTAGTCTGCACTAGAATTAACGTGTCGACGGCCACAAATTAATTAAACGTTGCTAGTTTGGTGTAATTGTTCGACATTTAGCAAGGAATATACTTTTAAACAACTACTAAATAGCTAAAAAtagataaaactttgaaatattggcCTGCTACCTCCGCTAcccaaaatctcatttgcataaatgaatcgtACCCCAAATCCTGCAATATCTGGCCACAACAGCACATATTTTACACGAAGCCTTAAGTTTGCAATGTTAATACTCTAATTCTATTTCTATATATGTGCTATAGGCGGAAGAACAAGACTTGTGGATTTGTATAGGTGAGAGTATCGATCAGGCAATATTGAATGGAATCAAAATCAGAACGTCGGAAAATCATTCGCTTTTGCGGCTAATGGTTTTTCTTCTTTGTCATGGAACGTAAGGAGCAACGAGCTGTTAACTACTATTTTCTGTGATCGTTTCAGGAAAATTGCTGTGTAGGCATACTTACCTTTTGCCGGGTACAAACGACACGCTGTACTCCTTTTCGCAAACGTCCCGCAGTTTCTCAGTGTCTATGTCTTCCGGAAACTCAATCCAAATAAAGAATCCGcccttaaaaagaaaagaaacaagaaacagagaaaaaatcACATGCAATATAGCAAAAATTCAGTACATATAGCGTTTTTCCATAATCAAATTATTCAGACATGATATAATACAGTAAAATTGTACAAATCAGATCTCTGCGAGGTATTTCATAgaactcagcagtttttgagaacgtttattatttttttgtaggCAGGATATTATTTTTGCTAATTCGAACATCGTGGTACCATCAACCTTTAATCTGTGGCCAACTTTGGGGTTATAGTCTATCGTCGTTGTTACTCCTGTATTGCCATGATGTGTATTGACTGGTCCATGTGTGATAATAACTCAAAATGTATTGCCGCTCTGATCTAACATTTAATATCACTCTGCCAATCATAGAATACCTAATAAGTTATCACTTCAAACAATATGTATTGCCAACCCAGTATGCAAAATACGTTGTAACCAAATATGAATATGTATCAGGTATGATGACATATTTGCTAACAGTAATGACATTCCTAAAGGTCCCCCATTGTTCAGAGTGGAGACTTGTTGTGAAAACCGGAAATGTATCAATGGCATACGTAATAAATTGTCCTCTGAAATATTTCCCCCTTGCACTATACTCTGTTCTTTAAGTCGGAAAATTCGCCATGCCTTCTGTGTGATTCGAGGATCTTAGTAACCTAAATTACCCGGACAAGGTGTGGAATTTCTGCCCTGTCTGCGTATGGTAAACCTAAATCCACTGCTAAAGTAAATACCAAAGGCGTCATACTGACCTGAGGTTTGAAGATCTTAACGCCCGGGGGCATGTCATCCATGAAGACTTGATACATACTGTCCAAATTATCCTGTAGACAAAAAATATTATCCACAGGAAAGTACTTATcttcaatgataaaaattgataacatcaaCATACAACTCTCCAAATATTACTAAATTAATTCACAATCACTAAACGCATAGCAGGAATTATCACATTAAACACTCGGGAGAGAATGCTTTGTTGGACTGTTTGTATGTTAGACACAATATAGGCTACTGTAAACTTGAGCAATTAGGAACTTTATAGACTAGCGTTGTCTTACGATCACATAATGTTATAGCCTGTACCACACGCAGTGATACCATGTCGATTCAAGAATTTATCTAGAATTTCTGGTCCAGAAAGCTTGGCTATGTCGGACGGCGTCCCGTAGCCTTGCACATGGATTTGTAATGAACACGGTAATGTGTTTGAACCGTCCTCCTTTGGCAGCAAAATTCCTATTATGAACTTATGGGCTTTAAAATTTAAGGCAGATATTAAAAATACCCTGTATTTTTTTCGTTTCTCAAGTAGATGCTTTGATACCAGCCCTAGCTCCAACGCACTCGCTAGTATTGCAGACGTGTAATTATTCCAGCCTCCTGCACTCATTGTGAAGGCACTGCAGAGCAAAGAAAAGATTGCAAGTATGTTAATGTGTGAGATAAGTATTCAAAACATGCCGTTCCGTGTCTATTCAATCACTGGCAAACCTCGCACGCACACATTCAATGGTCGGAGAGTTATTTAGGTCTACATGtaaaatggaaatgaaaaatcaagaatttataCCAGCTTTGGCTAATGCTTTGACCCTCTCGTACTTCTCCAGCGGGATCTCACTACTCATGATTGTACGAGTGGCCTTCCTTTCTGTAAATTTGTGTGGTCGCATGTAATCGTTATGCAATCCGAGTCGACATAAATTTATGCATGGATGTGTTCATAAATCATAAATTTAAATCAGAATACAAATCACAATACAAAAGGAAGAGATTTGTTTCCATGTTATTTACCAAACCTTCcgtattttcttttgttttgctcTTTCGTTAGTAATTTTGGTTTCAGTCACTATGAACAATAACCGGATGGTTTAGCAATGTAGAACTTCTGCAGTTATTATTGTTAAAAGTGACATCGTAGGACTTCGGCGTGAAAAAGGCGTGACTTcgttaaaggcctgtgttggcaccagattgtctcattaGAAAATTTACTCACcatattacaatttcaatggaaaacaaaaggctatcacacctccataatcctcttacagactagaacaaaggcgaccCCAGGGATCACGAACAGCGCCTTTAAATGACCACTATATCACGGATCGCTTATAGCTTGCGCGTCGGCTGTTTGTTTGGTAAAATCTTGATTCATACACGTCCGTGAAAGTGGAAAAAAGGCGTGACCCTCAGGTAAAACTGACGTAAAGCGCTTGCTTGCTGGACAAAATTTTACCTTTTGATCTTGTAAGCGAATTAGCTGATTCATTATTTTCTCATGGTGGGACATAGGGTTGAGGAGAGGAATATAATAGATTCCTCTACATTGTTATGACATTAACGTTCTTTCAGATTGTAATATCCAACGTGATTGGATTATACCACTCTTACCTGTTCTCGATTACATCTAGTACTTTTAACGGTGCTTCCATCCAACCAATTCTCAAACCGGGTCCAAGGATCTTAGAAAACGACCCATTCGAGATCACATTACCCACGTAGTCAGGATCTGTCTTCTTGTCGTATGCAAACAGCCTCCTGGGCGGAGGTAATGGCTTGTCCTCGGGTTTCTCACCGGGTATGTACGACAACAGGTTGTAAACGTCATCGCAAAAGAGCAAAATGTTGTACTTGCGGGCAAGCTTTACTATTTGCTCACATTTTTCTGTTGATATGGGTAAGAAAACGCATTAATGTACGGTCACCAGCAATTAACCCATTATTGGTATGTATATGATTGACAACATATATGTACCTGCGTAGGGACACGTATGTCACTGATTGGACTGGTTAACACTCTTCATCATGTCGTATTAAAAAACGGATCAATTAGTCATTGTGTATACAAGTTTGCAAAGACCGTATAGTTCAGGTCAAGCAGTAAAGTGGCGATAATACATGATATTCAATTTACCTGTGGAAAGACACGTTCCTTTCGGATTGTTGAACGTTGGGATCAGATACACCATTGACCAGTACGGCCGTTGCTCAGTGGGATGATGGGAGGAAGCTCTCTGATATTCAGACAGGACTTTGTCAAATTCCTCAATGTTTATTCCTTCACCGTTTCGTGGCACTGCAATGAGATGTTGGAAAAGTGTCAAAGTCAAGCCCAATGACAGGTAGGTTTGATTTTGGTAATATCAAGAAAGATGTATTTGGAAGGAAAAAATGTTTGAACGTGTGTTTGAAATGTCTAGAAGTAGTAGGAAATAGAACAAGCAAAGGAGGGATTGCTCTCTAAGGCCTCACTTAATATCAGATTTTCGAACATGTCATTTGCAGTGTATTTTgagagaaaatattttgaatcagAGCCTTCAATTGGAGTCAAGAACTGATATGACCATACTGTGATTTGCCAAAACCACCACTTCCTTCGGTCTGCGCATAAACTAAAATGCAATATCGAGGGGCACTCGGTTAATTAGCACAATTTGTGTAATGATAAAACGGAATTGCATTCCACGAGACAATGCTTCGTTTCTTAAAATATGTTCTCCAGTATGCATACTGTCCATGGAAATTTCTGTTCTTGTTGTGCCTCCTTTCCTGTTGGACACACTTGAGGCATGTAATGCCTGCATCTACTACAAATGATGTCAACCATCCTAAGGCAGCCATGGTGTTGTGAGTTCGCAAAGTTAGATTTGATGCAATTGGTTGCACTTCTGAATCATTCAATAACAAATAGCATTTAATGTGTTATGATACGTGCGTTCTGACTAATCTTTTATCATCGCAGAAATCCTACGTTTTCTTCGCTTGTGTGTAGAAGGGTACggttaagggaccgttcagtttttacggcctggggggcccggcaaaatcttgtcgccggtgttcaaaaaaatatagaacccccctgcatttttcgtgaaaaaaggaTGACCCCCCTtcgtcagacgaaaaaatttgatgaccccccgctgaaaaataaccaaaacccatatgtcaaatttacccgcacggttttgatttgaactccggtacacggcacactttattcgtgtagcagagatgccagtgcacaaacttctcatccaaatccattgaaacgtctgttaattaggacgactgtaaggcaatttttaacttcatttccatagacaacttatatccatggacattgtataaagtaaactttattggagtggttcgccaaaggaagccctccggttaagagggtcatgggccattacgtaaagtcaactttattctagtgggccaccaaaggtgagccgccggtaaagaggatCGGTCATGggcattgcataaagtaaactttactggacagggccgctgaaggcgtccagccattaagattgccatgggtattacataaagtcaatttattgtcgtaggccgccgcaggcggcccgccggtaaagagggtcgatcatggccattgcatgaagtaaacctaactGGAGTGGgtcgccaaaggcgtctgcccgttaggagggtcatgggtaatacataaagtatatttcttgTAGTGGGCCActgaaggcggcccgccggtaaagagggtcaatcatggccatggcataaagtgaactatattgttggtattatgtttttgaaaatgtggtgaccccccctttcctactagtgaaaaagtgatgacccccctttgcggattccaaaattacgatgacacCCTcccggattttgccgccccccccctcccggccgtaaaaactgaacggtccctaagtgaATTTTCTCCCTTGTCAGCGTGAAAAGTATTTCAAGAAGTATTTATAGTCGACAATGTTTATTTAAAAATTTGATGTAGATCTTCCACAGACTGGGGTGTTACCTGGTACAACGTTCATTCCCAAGTCTTTCCCGAACATTTCCAAGGCGATAAAGTATGATGGATCTTCTATAAAGACTGTGTCTCCTCTGTTGAACAACATGGAGGCGACCATATAGAGACCGTTGGTGGCGCCACATGTGACCAGTAACTCCCCGCTGCAATATATCATTCATACATAAACACGGTGAAAATACATTTGTCTCTGACTCTAAATAGTATACAGTGCACTCAACTTCAGTGCTTTGCTCACCTACAACAGAAAATATTATGGcctatctttttttttttgcatcgtGAGGGCAAAGTATAATATACTAGCAGTATACTGTCGTGAACAAAATAAATGGTCTTGCAGGCTTGACATTGAAACTGACAAACTTTTGTACTGctaaaaatacacatatgaaCTACATACGAAGCGATGGAGTAAGCTTACTGTTATATT contains the following coding sequences:
- the LOC139114100 gene encoding uncharacterized protein isoform X2, whose translation is MFQYGCRRGDYKFRLQMSKFLTEEYDDEVDCGELLVTCGATNGLYMVASMLFNRGDTVFIEDPSYFIALEMFGKDLGMNVVPVPRNGEGINIEEFDKVLSEYQRASSHHPTEQRPYWSMVYLIPTFNNPKGTCLSTEKCEQIVKLARKYNILLFCDDVYNLLSYIPGEKPEDKPLPPPRRLFAYDKKTDPDYVGNVISNGSFSKILGPGLRIGWMEAPLKVLDVIENSAFTMSAGGWNNYTSAILASALELGLVSKHLLEKRKKYRDNLDSMYQVFMDDMPPGVKIFKPQGGFFIWIEFPEDIDTEKLRDVCEKEYSVSFVPGKSFSTTGSFGNCARVAITYYERDVLVTAAKKICAAAKTFCKN
- the LOC139114100 gene encoding uncharacterized protein isoform X1, giving the protein MLSQFMLRILQPRGRAVSLRLLNRYWKIDSISRGHRQSAVASGNAERLRSGREGRLAFFNHLFEEFGFGIGDTSDGSIITLDFGAPGKPELEGCIDILNKATQHRMKTENGYMFQYGCRRGDYKFRLQMSKFLTEEYDDEVDCGELLVTCGATNGLYMVASMLFNRGDTVFIEDPSYFIALEMFGKDLGMNVVPVPRNGEGINIEEFDKVLSEYQRASSHHPTEQRPYWSMVYLIPTFNNPKGTCLSTEKCEQIVKLARKYNILLFCDDVYNLLSYIPGEKPEDKPLPPPRRLFAYDKKTDPDYVGNVISNGSFSKILGPGLRIGWMEAPLKVLDVIENSAFTMSAGGWNNYTSAILASALELGLVSKHLLEKRKKYRDNLDSMYQVFMDDMPPGVKIFKPQGGFFIWIEFPEDIDTEKLRDVCEKEYSVSFVPGKSFSTTGSFGNCARVAITYYERDVLVTAAKKICAAAKTFCKN